In Gadus macrocephalus chromosome 4, ASM3116895v1, the following proteins share a genomic window:
- the spx gene encoding spexin prohormone 1 produces MRGLRTVTLAQLLSILLLATLVSRSWSAPKSSFQRRNWTPQAMLYLKGTQGRRFISEDGKEGDVYDTLHLESQGGLSPEKQSVDQAAALLLSFLQTLKDQANENANQLSFQDLPVWKREYF; encoded by the exons ATGAGA GGGTTAAGGACAGTGACTTTAGCCCAGCTGCTCTCCATCCTGCTGCTGGCGACGCTCGTCTCGCGTTCGTGGAGCGCGCCGAAG AGTTCTTTCCAGAGGAGGAACTGGACTCCGCAGGCGATGCTGTACCTGAAGGGAACAC AGGGCAGGCGGTTCATCTCAGAAGACGGGAAGGAAGGAGACGTCTACGACACGTTGCACTTGG AGAGCCAGGGGGGCCTGAGCCCGGAGAAGCAGAGCGTGGACCAGGCCGCCGCCCTGCTGCTCAGCTTCCTGCAGACGCTGAAGGACCAAG CCAACGAAAACGCCAACCAGCTGTCCTTCCAGGACCTTCCGGTGTGGAAGCGGGAATACTTCTGA
- the golt1ba gene encoding golgi transport 1Ba isoform X1, with the protein MISLTDSQKIGMGLTGFGVFFLFFGMMLFFDKALLAIGNILFVAGLSFVIGLERTFRFFFQRHKAKATGFFLGGVLVVLIGWPIIGVVLEIYGFFLLFRGFFPVVVGFIRRIPVLGSILNLPFISGFADRVGESNTMV; encoded by the exons ATGATCTCGCTCACGGACTCCCAGA AGATCGGAATGGGGCTGACAGGCTTCGGCgtgttcttcctcttcttcgggATGATGCTGTTCTTCGACAAAGCTCTTCTGGCCATTGGAAAC ATCCTGTTCGTGGCCGGGCTGTCCTTTGTCATCGGGCTGGAGAGGACGTTCCGCTTCTTCTTCCAGCGGCACAAGGCCAAGGCCACGGGCTTCTTCCTGGGGGGGGTTCTGGTGGTGTTGATAGGCTGGCCCATCATCGGGGTGGTGCTGGAGATCTACGGCTTCTTCCTCTTGTTCAG GGGGTTCTTCCCGGTCGTGGTGGGGTTCATCAGACGAATACCCGTCCTGGGGTCCATCCTAAACCTGCCCTTCATCAGTGGA TTTGCGGACCGAGTGGGCGAGAGCAACACCATGGTGTGA
- the golt1ba gene encoding golgi transport 1Ba isoform X2 codes for MISLTDSQKIGMGLTGFGVFFLFFGMMLFFDKALLAIGNILFVAGLSFVIGLERTFRFFFQRHKAKATGFFLGGVLVVLIGWPIIGVVLEIYGFFLLFRGFFPVVVGFIRRIPVLGSILNLPFISGPS; via the exons ATGATCTCGCTCACGGACTCCCAGA AGATCGGAATGGGGCTGACAGGCTTCGGCgtgttcttcctcttcttcgggATGATGCTGTTCTTCGACAAAGCTCTTCTGGCCATTGGAAAC ATCCTGTTCGTGGCCGGGCTGTCCTTTGTCATCGGGCTGGAGAGGACGTTCCGCTTCTTCTTCCAGCGGCACAAGGCCAAGGCCACGGGCTTCTTCCTGGGGGGGGTTCTGGTGGTGTTGATAGGCTGGCCCATCATCGGGGTGGTGCTGGAGATCTACGGCTTCTTCCTCTTGTTCAG GGGGTTCTTCCCGGTCGTGGTGGGGTTCATCAGACGAATACCCGTCCTGGGGTCCATCCTAAACCTGCCCTTCATCAGTGGA CCTTCGTAA
- the recql gene encoding ATP-dependent DNA helicase Q1 isoform X2, with protein sequence MDDTSDLQVELDEVDAELELVDLQIAELEEKQTELNARKSQLLKRVGTAGGPKGSSSSSSSKAPVAAPPALSKTELERYDKAAFSWSKDLEKHLKTSFKLPSFRPLQLRAMNLSMEGRDLFLVMPTGRGKSLCYQLPALVSPGFTLVITPLVSLMEDQLMFLNGVDVPAVCLNASSSREHAKMVMTGMTDPAAPFKLLYVTPEKVAKSKLLMSRLEKAYSAQRLSRIAVDEVHCCSQWGHDFRPDYKLLGILKRQFPTVPLLGLTATATLSVLKDCQKILCVPEPITITSSFNRTNLFYEVRVKGANNDSSMSDIATLIKTKYKDQSGIVYVFSQKDTEAVAAELQKQGVEAYPYHSNLHADDKTKVHRKWSRNKIQVVVATVAFGMGIDKPDVRFVIHHTLSKSIENYYQESGRAGRDDKPADCILYFGFADVFRISSMVVMENVGQQKLMQMVDYCQNPDRCRRSLMAVHFDEVWDDKGCNKMCDTCKNGEEHVSLDLALHGRQVLQILEVAASQEEKVTPLKVVETWLGKGPAKRRKMIQTTELSKAQAEAVIVQLLVLDYLGVDFSFTPYTTNSYLKPGRKAPLLKSSTHSLAMKMRKTSGTSEAAVKPPGGRGQGEAKASKRPAKEDASPAPKKGKKGL encoded by the exons ATGGACGATACGAGCG aTCTTCAGGTGGAGTTGGACGAGGTGGATGCGGAGCTGGAGCTGGTGGACCTTCAGATCGCTGAGCTCGAGGAGAAGCAGACGGAGCTCAACGCCCGCAAGAGCCAGCTCCTGAAGCGAGTGGGGACGGCGGGCGGGCCGaagggctcctcctcctcctcctcctccaaggcCCCGGTAGCTGCTCCTCCGGCACTGAGCAAAACGGAGCTGGAGCGCTACGACAAAGCAG ccTTCTCCTGGTCCAAAGACCTGGAGAAGCACCTGAAGACCTCCTTCAAGCTGCCGTCCTTCCGGCCCCTGCAGCTGAGGGCCATGAACCTGAGCATGGAGGGCCGGGACCTCTTCCTGGTCATGCCCACCGGCCGCGGGAAGAGCCTCTGCTACCAGCTGCCCGCCCTCGTCTCCCCCG gcttcaCCCTGGTGATCACCCCCCTGGTGTCCCTCATGGAGGACCAGCTCATGTTCCTGAACGGCGTCGACGTTCCCGCCGTCTGCCTCAACGCCTCCAGCTCCCGG GAGCACGCCAAGATGGTGATGACGGGGATGACGGACCCCGCAGCGCCCTTCAAGCTGCTGTACGTCACCCCGGAGAAGGTGGCCAAGAGCAAGCTGCTGATGTCGCGCCTGGAGAAGGCCTACAGCGCCCAGAGGCTCAGCCGCATCGCCGTGGACGAGGTGCACTGCTGCAGCCAGTGGGGCCACGACTTCAGACCGg ACTACAAGCTGCTGGGCATCCTGAAGAGGCAGTTCCCCACCGTGCCGTTGCTAGGGCTCACCGCCACGGCAACCCTCAGCGTGCTGAAGGACTGCCAGAAGATCCTGTGTGTCCCAGAGCcaatcaccatcacctcctccttcaacaGGACCAACCTCTTCTACGAG GTCCGTGTTAAAGGAGCCAACAACGACTCGTCCATGAGTGACATCGCCACGCTGATCAAGACCAAATACAAGGACCAGTCAG GCATCGTGTACGTGTTCTCCCAGAAGGACAcggaggcggtggcggcggagCTCCAGAAGCAGGGCGTCGAGGCGTACCCCTACCACTCCAACCTGCACGCCGACGACAAGACCAAGGTGCACCGCAAGTGGTCCCGCAACAAGATCCAG GTGGTGGTGGCCACGGTGGCCTTCGGGATGGGTATCGACAAACCTGACGTCCGCTTCGTCATCCACCACACGCTCAGCAAGTCCATCGAGAACTACTACCAGGAGAGTGGACGAGCAG GAAGGGACGACAAGCCAGCCGACTGCATCTTGTACTTCGGCTTTGCGGACGTGTTCCGCATCAGCAGtatggtggtgatggagaacGTGGGCCAGCAGAAGCTCATGCAGATGGTGGACTACTGCCAGAacccagacag gtgcCGGCGGTCTCTGATGGCGGTCCACTTCGACGAGGTTTGGGACGACAAGGGATGCAACAAGATGTGTGACACCTGCAAGAACGGAGAGG AGCACGTCAGCCTGGACCTGGCTCTGCACGGCCGCCAGGTGCTGCAGATCCTGGAGGTGGCTGCGTcccaggaggagaaggtgacCCCGCTGAAGGTGGTGGAGACCTGGCTGGGCAAGGGCCCCGCCAAGAGACGCAAGATGATCCAGACCACCGAGCTGTCCAAGGCCCAGGCCGAGGCCGTGATCGTCCAGCTGCTGGTCCTGGACTACCttgg TGTGGACTTCAGCTtcaccccctacaccaccaacTCGTACCTGAAGCCCGGACGTAAAGCCCCCCTCCTGAAGAGCTCCACCCACAGCCTGGCCATGAAGATGAGGAAGACCTCGGGGACCTCTGAGGcagcg GTTAAACCCCCCGGTGGGCGTGGCCAGGGCGAGGCCAAGGCCAGCAAGCGGCCCGCCAAGGAAGACGCCTCCCCCGCCCCCAAGAAGGGCAAGAAAGGCCTGTAG
- the recql gene encoding ATP-dependent DNA helicase Q1 isoform X1: MDDTSDLQVELDEVDAELELVDLQIAELEEKQTELNARKSQLLKRVGTAGGPKGSSSSSSSKAPVAAPPALSKTELERYDKAAFSWSKDLEKHLKTSFKLPSFRPLQLRAMNLSMEGRDLFLVMPTGRGKSLCYQLPALVSPGFTLVITPLVSLMEDQLMFLNGVDVPAVCLNASSSREHAKMVMTGMTDPAAPFKLLYVTPEKVAKSKLLMSRLEKAYSAQRLSRIAVDEVHCCSQWGHDFRPDYKLLGILKRQFPTVPLLGLTATATLSVLKDCQKILCVPEPITITSSFNRTNLFYEVRVKGANNDSSMSDIATLIKTKYKDQSGIVYVFSQKDTEAVAAELQKQGVEAYPYHSNLHADDKTKVHRKWSRNKIQVVVATVAFGMGIDKPDVRFVIHHTLSKSIENYYQESGRAGRDDKPADCILYFGFADVFRISSMVVMENVGQQKLMQMVDYCQNPDRCRRSLMAVHFDEVWDDKGCNKMCDTCKNGEEHVSLDLALHGRQVLQILEVAASQEEKVTPLKVVETWLGKGPAKRRKMIQTTELSKAQAEAVIVQLLVLDYLGVDFSFTPYTTNSYLKPGRKAPLLKSSTHSLAMKMRKTSGTSEAAGTSTLKVADQDAPAVTSDPVGFVGGPRQPTNQTKEQHQNPMEKQEPKSVQSQAAPTGAPIRAPGDAHTSGPTGGPIGAPGDAHTSGRSGVSEGREPDPPPRPVQPSAKRKSTTPQRRRRKPCVAMTPASAPVAVVTSPSSPAPRRPSSVISDTAAAELSDLRDYYSSQLRRIDYVSHEHLGGAAGGGADVLACIREPLRSLRLPRGASIGRTARSLWTRVSGRRKLVNR, translated from the exons ATGGACGATACGAGCG aTCTTCAGGTGGAGTTGGACGAGGTGGATGCGGAGCTGGAGCTGGTGGACCTTCAGATCGCTGAGCTCGAGGAGAAGCAGACGGAGCTCAACGCCCGCAAGAGCCAGCTCCTGAAGCGAGTGGGGACGGCGGGCGGGCCGaagggctcctcctcctcctcctcctccaaggcCCCGGTAGCTGCTCCTCCGGCACTGAGCAAAACGGAGCTGGAGCGCTACGACAAAGCAG ccTTCTCCTGGTCCAAAGACCTGGAGAAGCACCTGAAGACCTCCTTCAAGCTGCCGTCCTTCCGGCCCCTGCAGCTGAGGGCCATGAACCTGAGCATGGAGGGCCGGGACCTCTTCCTGGTCATGCCCACCGGCCGCGGGAAGAGCCTCTGCTACCAGCTGCCCGCCCTCGTCTCCCCCG gcttcaCCCTGGTGATCACCCCCCTGGTGTCCCTCATGGAGGACCAGCTCATGTTCCTGAACGGCGTCGACGTTCCCGCCGTCTGCCTCAACGCCTCCAGCTCCCGG GAGCACGCCAAGATGGTGATGACGGGGATGACGGACCCCGCAGCGCCCTTCAAGCTGCTGTACGTCACCCCGGAGAAGGTGGCCAAGAGCAAGCTGCTGATGTCGCGCCTGGAGAAGGCCTACAGCGCCCAGAGGCTCAGCCGCATCGCCGTGGACGAGGTGCACTGCTGCAGCCAGTGGGGCCACGACTTCAGACCGg ACTACAAGCTGCTGGGCATCCTGAAGAGGCAGTTCCCCACCGTGCCGTTGCTAGGGCTCACCGCCACGGCAACCCTCAGCGTGCTGAAGGACTGCCAGAAGATCCTGTGTGTCCCAGAGCcaatcaccatcacctcctccttcaacaGGACCAACCTCTTCTACGAG GTCCGTGTTAAAGGAGCCAACAACGACTCGTCCATGAGTGACATCGCCACGCTGATCAAGACCAAATACAAGGACCAGTCAG GCATCGTGTACGTGTTCTCCCAGAAGGACAcggaggcggtggcggcggagCTCCAGAAGCAGGGCGTCGAGGCGTACCCCTACCACTCCAACCTGCACGCCGACGACAAGACCAAGGTGCACCGCAAGTGGTCCCGCAACAAGATCCAG GTGGTGGTGGCCACGGTGGCCTTCGGGATGGGTATCGACAAACCTGACGTCCGCTTCGTCATCCACCACACGCTCAGCAAGTCCATCGAGAACTACTACCAGGAGAGTGGACGAGCAG GAAGGGACGACAAGCCAGCCGACTGCATCTTGTACTTCGGCTTTGCGGACGTGTTCCGCATCAGCAGtatggtggtgatggagaacGTGGGCCAGCAGAAGCTCATGCAGATGGTGGACTACTGCCAGAacccagacag gtgcCGGCGGTCTCTGATGGCGGTCCACTTCGACGAGGTTTGGGACGACAAGGGATGCAACAAGATGTGTGACACCTGCAAGAACGGAGAGG AGCACGTCAGCCTGGACCTGGCTCTGCACGGCCGCCAGGTGCTGCAGATCCTGGAGGTGGCTGCGTcccaggaggagaaggtgacCCCGCTGAAGGTGGTGGAGACCTGGCTGGGCAAGGGCCCCGCCAAGAGACGCAAGATGATCCAGACCACCGAGCTGTCCAAGGCCCAGGCCGAGGCCGTGATCGTCCAGCTGCTGGTCCTGGACTACCttgg TGTGGACTTCAGCTtcaccccctacaccaccaacTCGTACCTGAAGCCCGGACGTAAAGCCCCCCTCCTGAAGAGCTCCACCCACAGCCTGGCCATGAAGATGAGGAAGACCTCGGGGACCTCTGAGGcagcg GGAACCTCGACCCTAAAGGTCGCAGACCAAGACGCCCCCgccgtgacctctgaccccgtgGGGTTCGTCGGCGGGCCTCgacaaccaaccaatcagacgAAGGAGCAGCACCAGAACCCGATGGAGAAGCAAGAGCCCAAGTCCGTCCAATCACAGGCAGCGCCCACTGGAGCACCAATCAGAGCGCCCGGCGACGCCCACACCTCCGGTCCCACGGGTGGACCAATCGGAGCGCCCGGCGACGCCCACACGTCCGGTCGTTCGGGGGTCAGCGAGGGACGAGAACCCGACCCGCCGCCACGCCCGGTCCAACCCAGCGCCAAGAGGAAGTCCACCACCCCGCAGCGCCGGAGGAGGAAGCCCTGCGTCGCCATGACTCCCGCCTCCGCCCCTGTCGCCGTGGTgaccagcccctcctcccccgctccccggaGGCCCTCGTCGGTGATCTCGgacacggcggcggcggagctcaGCGACCTGCGGGACTACTACAGCTCCCAGCTGCGGCGGATAGACTACGTCTCCCATGAGCACCTGGGGGGcgcggccgggggcggggccgacgTGCTGGCGTGCATCCGGGAGCCGCTGAGGAGCCTGCGGCTGCCGCGCGGCGCGTCCATCGGCAGGACGGCGAGGAGCCTCTGGACGCGGGTCAGCGGCCGCAGGAAGCTGGTGAACAGGTGA
- the LOC132455044 gene encoding homeobox protein SEBOX, with amino-acid sequence MVEPRSHKTLSHSIDMILAREGSQGRPSAGLRDQETGHEETHTPEETRDTRPAETRKTRSCRVSLARRVRTTFSVEQLQGLESAFRTAPYPSVTTRETLAAQTRLSEGKIQIWFQNRRAKWRRCEGGASACPYSEPDTPMYVLPPLPALWLAPTNHLPVHHTAFLAVTQGYSAVPARLRPLGLETRARLQPHPQSGPYLPHSRPPRVWVSRGALPLQGHGQCV; translated from the exons ATGGTCGAGCCGCGGTCACACaagacactctctcactccatcgACATGATCCTGGCTAGAGAAGGGTCTCAGGGAAGACCCTCAGCAGGTCTTAGGGACCAGGAGACTGGACATGAGGAGACCCACACTCCTGAGGAGACCCGGGATACCAGACCCGCGGAAACCCGGAAGACCAGATCGTGCCGGG tctCTCTGGCCCGCCGGGTCCGGACCACCTTCAGCGTGGAGCAGCTGCAGGGTCTGGAGTCGGCCTTCAGGACGGCCCCCTACCCCTCCGTGACCACCAGGGAGACGCTGGCCGCACAGACACGCCTGTCTGAGGGCAAgatccag atTTGGTTCCAGAACCGGCGAGCTAAGTGGCGTCGGTGCGAGGGCGGGGCCAGCGCGTGCCCCTACTCAGAACCCGACACGCCCATGTATGTCCTTCCTCCACTACCCGCCCTCTGGCTAGCACCGACCAATCACCTTCCAGTACACCACACAGCGTTCCTGGCCGTCACCCAGGGATACTCAGCTGTCCCCgcccggctccgccccctgggGCTGGAGACCCGGGCCCGCCTCCAGCCCCACCCACAGTCCGGCCCCTACCTACCCCACAGCAGGCCCCCCAGGGTCTGGGTCTCCAGGGGGGCTCTACCCCTCCAGGGACATGGTCAGTGTGTTTag